The Vigna radiata var. radiata cultivar VC1973A chromosome 6, Vradiata_ver6, whole genome shotgun sequence DNA segment CGAAGTTCAATTCTTTACCGAtggatttttatattaattttggtgttgtttttatattaaacttttaaaatatacagatgaatttttatgttttaaaatatattaaaaaaattaatttgaaggtttagtaaaaatacaacaaaaaacacaacgtgcatttcatttaaatttagattttctGTTGAATTTTTGGTAATATCCTTGTACatcattcttgtttcagatcCCCTCTCTCAACTTGCATAACTTTCAATATTTGGAGAGATCTGCTTagcataattttttgtttttgaaaaattttagacatttcattttttcttaattttaaaattttattttaaggatgGATAGACAATATATCGTATGCTTATTCATTTGTCTAATGCTGTTAAAATAgagatatatacatattatCAGTATCTTTGGACTAGAAGTTTGGCTCCACATTAGTAGACCAAGGACAATTTACAAGCTAATCTTGAAGGCTTATGGAGAAAAAGGGAACTCCTTTGTCTTTGAAAGTGATTCCATCTTATGCAAAGCCAATTTTCCTAAGCCCTTTTACACCTTTCTAAATTTCTTTGTGGTTGAGGAATAAGGGTAGTAGGAAAAAAATGATTCCACCAGCATAGTTGGAAAGTCTTGTCCTTTAGTGAAAAATGGTAGGGATACGATTCAGGATTTTGTATAGATACACACTACTCATCTAGCAAAGTAGGCTTGGTGCCCTTTTTAGAGAACCAAATCCATTATTGATGTAGGTCCAAGAAGGTTTTGCATACTATTCTTCAAGGTAAGGTATTATTACCCATACATGGATGAatattaaagggttaaatatgtttatgattgcttaaatattaatttcataagtTTTTCTCATATCAACGTCTTAAAAAGTTAATGTCAATCGTTATTTGTGACGtaaaaaacaattgatattaTTAGATTTGTTAGAAGTTTCGTGTCGATTAAAAATAAGGTCAGTTTAAAGTATACAAATAAGTATAAATCTATATGAtagttttgtaagattgaattaagCTTAAAGTTTACTCTTTAATAAGATTCAGATAACTGTATCTATAGTTTGGATCCAAAAAATAGTTGATAAGTTAATGTTACTTAAAAACATGTCATGTGAAGTGAGAAGGTGAATGTGATCCTCTTCATAGGGCACCCGAGAGGGAATGTGGAGGGttatttggaaagaaaatgtCCTATATAAGATTAGACATTTTCTGTGGAAGGTCTGCCATCATGCTATTTTTGTCATAGGAAACATTTTCATTAAGAAGCTGGTTTTCCCATGTGGAGCAAGAGACAAATGCCAGGTTACCATAGTCTATTACTCTAACTCTGCACCTAAcattttggttgggaaaatggGACACAATCAAATGCAATGCTCCCTTACCATCTATAAGGATTAACCAAGCAATCTCTGTAATACTAAATTTTTTGGTATATTTGGAAAGCAACAAAACAATACTGTTAATCCAACCATTGATCATTGACAGTTTTAAAAgctcttttaattttaataccaGAACTGATTTCTCAAGAGGTTGCATAACAGAAGAATGCTTTACAAtgttctatatttttgtttctatcacTCAATGAATTTCATATATTGTGTCTTACAACAAGAAGATAAGTTGAAAACACTCACTTGCCAGTATTTGACAGTCTGCTGTTCCTAAATTAAATATGGAATGTGTCATGCACGAAGCTAACACTTGATACCTTGACTGTGCTATAACAGCATCACCAAGAGTTACCTAGATGATACTATAACGCCACTATGATATTGCACAGTAGATAATTTAATTCTCTCTTCGTGTGTTTCTAACTTAAAACATAAAGGGTCTTAATCAGTTTTGCATTTAGTAATTCTTTTTAGCATGGAATCAAGGTGATGAAAGTCGAAATTCGAAACAGGCAACAGAGGTAAGAAAATGATTGGGGAGAATATAAAAGTggtttaaaattgaaacaagcTACAAAATGCATACTCTATAGTAGCttgtattaaattaatgttatggTGATCAAAGGTGAAAACTGATAGGGACTACTACATACTGGGTGTTtctgttttctcttcttttcccaTATTGTCACACGTCATTACATACTATACATTGATCTACTCTATAATTATTAGATGACTCGAAGTTGGTGAATGTCTCTGTCAATTTCCAATGACACACtgatttaataatttagatCCCTTCTTTCAGAGTTCTGGTAATAAAAGTCACGTTATTTTACAGATTTGTAAATGCTTGTCACTTCTTAACTGAACAAACAAACAAGTACTTGAGTTCATACcacatttatttcaaattctaaaCTCATTCAGCTTTAGACCAATGAATAGTTTATATAAATTCGAAACTATTTAGTGAAACTATATCAGTAATATTAGTTTATCAGTGCAAAGTTTAACAGTGCTGATATATGTTACATCTTCTTGGAAGCTATATCAGTAATATTAGTTTTTCAATATTTCAATGGACTTTGATTTGCCTTAATGCAATAGCATTCAGATGGGGGAAAtagtattgaaaaaaaaaaccattcaCTCATCAATGATTAAGAGAGCAATAATTTTATACACTTTCTGGTTTCTCACAActcctcctttttctttgtttctatctttttcactcatcacatcaaatttcttattttatcttccATCTCTTCTTATCTCTCTCCTCATCCAATGGAGGATACACCTCACAGAATCTTTATTCATTATAGAGTAATAGAGGAGGAGGGAAGTAGGCCTAGGCTGGGAGAGGTGGACTTGTGCACAGGGAAGAcaaagataaagaaaacaaaaaaagagtCACAGAAAATCACAATCAATGAAGAATAGAAAAACACTTTTATCCTTCAAAATGATGAATGGCATTAAAATTATGATTCACAATCACCTTTGTGTTTTTATGGATGCTCAAAAACACAAAGATCCCATCAATTTGGTACAACAGGAAATTCAAATCAGTTATGTTTGCCACAGCATATTTGATTCACAGTTTTCATGGCTAAAAAATGCTCTTATACCCCAAGCAGCATGAACCAATATCTCCATTGCTAAGTAACCACCAACTACAAACTCAAACTCACTATACATCCAAAATCTGAAAGAACTAATACTAGTACATTGCCACTGAAGAAGACCCTTTATAGTGATTCAAGGAAACCAGTTTTTGAGAGAACAGCATTCCTCACTTTGCTAAGATCCCTACCTTTGAGGGTTCTCCCAGCACCTTCTAGAACAGAAAATGAGGATATCTGACTCCTTGCAAGCCTTCTGGCAATAAACTCATGTGGAGGAAGCTTTGAATCAGGCTCATCATTTTCCTCTCCATCCTCGTCACTATCCCCACCATAGTTAACAGCACCATCATCTTCACCATCATAATCAGCATCAAACCTTGAAGTACTATTCTTGGGGGGGTTACTCGTATAAATTTTTGACCAGTCAGGAATTTTGACAGGTGCTGATTGCTGAAGAACCTTGGCTTCATTGGAGGAATTACCACTGCTACTGTTACTGTTACTGCTATTGCTAGATCTTGGCACCATTCTGGCTGCACTAGGCCTACCAGGAACAGGAATAGCAGAGGACTGATCCTTCTCTTTGAACTTGCGAACCCCAGAAGAACCATAATCACTTCTGTTCTTGATAACATCCCAAATTTCTTCTTCATCGAAATCTCCATCTCTCAACGAATTCCATATCCCACTGTGCTTCCTGCCTGGACTATATTTATCTCCCATTATCAATCAACCACTTCCTGCATAACAAAAATCTGAAGAAACTTATTTCAAATGATTGAACAAGAATTTTCATTTCAGTAATTTAAGCATAAAACAGAAGAGAAAAATTGGAAGCTGTAGGGAGAAATCAAGAAGCAAAAGTGtaggaataaaaaaatcacaggAGGTGATTATACAGTGAGATATGTGATATTTTACTGAGGAAAAATTAGAACAACCTTATTCTGTTGTCCAGAAATCAGGAAATAATTCAACTTTATGAAGATTCTAAATGGGGTTCCTGGAATATgccaagtaaaaaaaaaaaaaaaaaagttgagttgATAAAAGTGGAGTGAAGTTGAATTGTGATAGCATGAGAAGTTGAATTTGACATATATGTGATGGTGAATGAAAATCCAAAAGGTTTGGGTTACCTGAATATGAATTTGCAGAGTTAAAGTGTAATGAAAGCAGCACACAGAGAAAGTGAAGAACACTGCAGCACCAAAATCTGAAGAGGAAAGAATAAGACAGTGTTGTCCACAAAATGATGGCTGTCCAGTATTTAACTCTACAACCTCACCattaactcttttatttatttttattttaaattctattaatgtaaaatatatatattaaaattaatgattaatttctacttttatatttttttgtctattaaaaAGGAGTGAAAACCTGAAgctttattgaatatttaagtaaatttattcTAGCTGAGCAcgtatttttttaatctctaacTGTGTGattatttttaaccttttattttatttttttgccgAATCTTTCTCTAGATTTTCCTGATAAGTAATATATGGGGGAATCTCTAAAATGTAGAATTTCGTAATAATTCatgattaattgttatatagaaacaaattaaattcataagcatattatattaattaatattaaatgtaattcattattataataagattaaattttgtataaattaattattatgttttttccaaaaataatgaagtttctaattaataatagaGTAAAACAATGAAATTTCATACTgataaatagagaaaataacagaaatactttgattttttttaatcacaaattttattgttCAAAATTCCGTCTTTGAGATAAAAACTTACTTTTTATGATATTTGCAATTAGAGTTTAATACTTATGTAAAAGCTTGTTCATGTGTGTAAAAACTAATTCAtgttaataataaagttattatcattttttacaagataaaatagagaaaaaattaagattataaaatgagtttattattgaaataaaaagtgTCAATGGAAGTTTGAAATATGCAAGAAGTATTTAAAAAACTCAAGAAggtgttttatatatatatatatatatatatatatatatatatatataagtattgtAACTAATGTCTTGTAGTGTTGAAGTTCCATATTAAATAAAGATCTTTATgctaattaaatgaaataataaataaagtaaattcaCTCCACATCAATATTTAATGTTGTgtattaattaacattaatgaataaTGATTAAGACGGTACTAACGCACattacatttattaattataacatatttCCCAGATATATGAACTTGCATatatcaacaaatatatttaaaaaattaatattataattagtaattattataaagtCCACACCCAATAATATTATTCTTCGTTATTGTATTgaacaaatcaaatcaaaattttatcattaactACATCCCTATAAGAaagttgataatttattttattgatttttgcatgaaaaatattacctgcaaaacatttatttatattcttttatttttcttaagtgtGCTTTCAAAATTTAACAAGGTCCTAAATTTTCATTGTATGAAAATTGTTTGAATGCACAAAATCCAAATCAATCAATATATTCACTTAATGAACACtaatttagtaaaatttgaaaaacaaactaTACTACTTTGCTAaaagaatcaatattttaataatttttattacattaacaagtacgattttttttcttctccattaTACCTGTGCGTGACATTTCATTATAAGCCATCAATAATGAATCATTAAGAATTATAGATATTTAATCGaaaattaactcaattttaGGTAACTGACGTGCGGGATAAATATGATTAGATAACGATCTAACAAACCAATTCAAccataaaaatgtaataaaaaataaatttcaataaaataagatctgtgattttaatatcatattaaaaaaaactaaatctaatttaatatagtaaaaataatttataaaataaaatttaaacttatttatatactataaattcattttttatataataggtGTGTAACtttcaacaaataaattattatttttcaaattaaaactgaaaaaacgttttaaaataactaaataagcAACACAACAAGATGCTTAGAAATTGGAAATGAGTAGATCCATTTCCTTTGATTGGTTGGCTAATAGATAAAGACTGGCTATCATTATAAGGAAACAGACAAAAATGTCCAAGTTTTCAACCCAAGAACAATACAAATGTTAGGAATTTGTGAAAGAAGTATGATACACACACGACACAAGTTACACacaaacatttttgttttttcttcaacttaaTATCAACATAAAGATACATGATTAAAAAGtacaagaaatataataaaaataagattaatttaaaaaatataaatgaagatAATTGTTTTGGGTGAGGATCTCCATAAAACACTCATTCACAAATTTTTCAGTTTAAGTTGTCTTAAACACACTTAATCAAATTTCTTACATATTCTCAATGTCCAAACTTTAACTTGTTAAAAATACTCTAActtttaaatcaataatttatcATATCAGATCACAGTAAAATCTTAAACTcataataaatacaatcacttatttatctttgacatgatatttatagattttaaaatgaatttataattaacaaaatcgTAATCTAGATCCAATACATAATAAGTAggaattatcaataaatttgattaaaaattatacttaagATTACATAAAACTATGAATCAGATTTAATCGTTTCCCATGTCTGACTATCCACAAAAATACAGACTGTCCAGATATACGGtacactaattatttttttctttagaacGAAATTTttaataggataatgatactttgacaacattttcttaacaatattttaacattatttacgtgtCGTTTTGTGATTTACAAAATTACTCCACAGTCAAtagtaataatcataaatactaatatagaccaatcacaaaataatacataaataatattaaagtatactgtaaaatattgtcaaagtatcGTTATCTTTTATAACACGGTGAAAAGGGATGAAAGGAAGGCAACATAGCACTACTAACTCATTACTTAACCTAATAAACGAGTATATAGAAGTAGgtagaaaagtaaaaaagaaaaaatgctaTTTTAGGAGAAAGAAAAGTGGCACACGGATAATGTATGTTCTGTGGATCACAACACAACACATATGGTCTGTCAAagattttatgttaattttctgGAAAAGAAAAGCTGCGTAGGTAGGAAATGGTTGGAGGTGTTGAAGAAGGAGATGAAGGTGGCCCACATGCAGCAATTGGTAATCCACATTCAACGTACGTAGATATCCATCAGCAACACAGAGCAGAAGAATCAACATTCATTAATAGTGGGAATCATATGTAAAGAATCTGCAAAGATTTCCACCGTTGGAGCAGAATCTTCTTGCTAAAAGCTAAGCCATGCACAGCATATTCATACGGCGGCCCAAAAGTGACAGCACTGTGTCAAAACAATAAAGTTGATTAACAAAAGAGAGTTATCTTATGTAACAGACAATGTTGTTTCATATCATAGGATTACGTGAAGTTTTGTACATACTATATGTAATAATACGGATATATTGATAGAGTCGATAGCATTAGGCATGACAGCTCATGTCCAACACCCTCTCTATTATCCTCAAAAGGTTATAGGAAAGTTATATTGTTAGGTTTAGAATAATTGCTAACTGGAAAATATGATTGAGGTGTCAGCTTGTTAATGGTTATCGTCACATGAAATATTTATGTCATGAAAGACAATTTTGTCTCAATTCTATATCATTTTCAAGTTTCTCATAAAGTGCATAAATATATCACCTAACAAGATATaacaaacatatttatttatcctGCGGCCAAACAATTAATTATAGCCTGATTTATTCATTCTTATTCAGTtctaaaattatcataaatatgataatatgagtaatcaattaataaaatgtataaatatgatctttattattataataataataattattattgttatatatatatatatatatatatatatatatttaataatatactcTTCATAAGTACAAATAAATATTGACTATGAGATaacataactataaataaattctGGATGTAATTAGCAGATTTTGGttgagaaaattttgaattttttcttgTAGGGGTTactaaaattattcaataaatttaatatgtataCAAAATCATTGAAGAGTGTAACTTGATAAAAAACTACGaatcttttacttatttttatcattatttgtttttatactaaATTCACACACAATTAACATGATGTATAATTTCAATTCAATaattagattgattaaattcatttttcatgCAAATTTTAgagtataatatttaatataagttaagaaacaatattttttataataaattaaaattataaatttgagatacacaaatata contains these protein-coding regions:
- the LOC106764242 gene encoding uncharacterized protein LOC106764242 codes for the protein MGDKYSPGRKHSGIWNSLRDGDFDEEEIWDVIKNRSDYGSSGVRKFKEKDQSSAIPVPGRPSAARMVPRSSNSSNSNSSSGNSSNEAKVLQQSAPVKIPDWSKIYTSNPPKNSTSRFDADYDGEDDGAVNYGGDSDEDGEENDEPDSKLPPHEFIARRLARSQISSFSVLEGAGRTLKGRDLSKVRNAVLSKTGFLESL